A DNA window from Streptomyces bacillaris contains the following coding sequences:
- a CDS encoding MerR family transcriptional regulator: protein MRIGEIAALVGVTSRAIRHYHHIGLLPEPARRANGYRAYTVRDAVLLARIRRLTEIGLSLDEVRDVLADDAGREPAEVLGELDADLARQEREIRERRRVLAALLEAPPASDGPLSPALATLLERAPVAGSPAAAKDREHLLLLDAAGGGGGAGSELYAALRPLADDPGVAVLYERLDELAGAPADDPRVPALAADLAAAVPDVVLAVIPEGEPSAAGWGRALLDDYPPAQREVVRRVMEALAVRVRARRGRSG from the coding sequence ATGCGTATCGGAGAGATCGCCGCGCTCGTCGGAGTCACCTCCCGGGCCATCCGGCACTACCACCACATCGGGCTGCTGCCCGAACCCGCCCGGCGGGCCAACGGCTACCGGGCCTACACCGTGCGCGATGCCGTGCTGCTGGCGCGGATCAGGCGGCTGACCGAGATCGGGCTCTCGCTGGACGAGGTGCGGGACGTACTGGCGGACGACGCGGGGCGGGAGCCGGCCGAGGTGCTCGGGGAGCTGGACGCGGATCTGGCGCGGCAGGAGCGGGAGATCCGGGAGCGGCGGCGGGTGCTGGCCGCGCTGCTGGAGGCGCCGCCCGCCTCGGACGGGCCGCTCTCCCCCGCTCTGGCCACGCTGCTGGAACGGGCGCCCGTCGCCGGGTCCCCGGCCGCGGCGAAGGACCGGGAGCATCTGCTGTTGCTGGACGCGGCGGGTGGCGGGGGCGGTGCCGGGTCCGAGCTGTACGCGGCGCTGCGGCCGCTGGCCGACGACCCCGGGGTGGCGGTGCTGTACGAGCGGCTCGACGAGCTGGCCGGGGCTCCGGCGGACGACCCCCGAGTCCCCGCGCTGGCGGCCGACCTCGCCGCCGCCGTACCGGACGTGGTCCTGGCGGTGATCCCGGAGGGGGAGCCGTCGGCGGCGGGGTGGGGGCGGGCCCTGCTCGACGACTATCCGCCCGCGCAGCGCGAGGTGGTGCGCCGGGTGATGGAAGCGCTGGCCGTCCGGGTCCGCGCGAGGCGAGGGAGGTCGGGGTGA
- a CDS encoding Uma2 family endonuclease, protein MAHEPLTQAEVLLEGFLALDTPEGFRAELIEGEIVVTPPPDGDHEDYINVVLKQILRKSRTDMDFSGNKGFKLRSGGGCPKNHAIPDGTFAPTERRLFRGADPWMPCEGVALVVEVTSTKPQADREAKRRCYARGGIPLYLLIDRDAASVTLFSDPEGDDYRQHLTIPYGKPLPLPEPFGFDLETADFG, encoded by the coding sequence ATGGCGCACGAGCCGCTCACGCAGGCGGAAGTCCTTCTGGAGGGCTTCCTGGCCCTGGACACGCCGGAAGGCTTCCGGGCGGAACTGATCGAGGGGGAGATTGTCGTGACGCCGCCGCCGGACGGGGACCACGAGGACTACATCAACGTGGTTCTGAAGCAGATCCTGCGGAAGTCCCGCACGGACATGGACTTCTCCGGGAACAAGGGCTTCAAGCTCCGCAGCGGCGGAGGCTGCCCGAAGAACCACGCGATCCCCGACGGCACGTTCGCCCCCACGGAACGCCGCCTCTTCCGCGGCGCAGACCCCTGGATGCCCTGCGAAGGCGTCGCCCTCGTCGTCGAGGTGACCTCCACCAAGCCCCAGGCCGACCGCGAGGCCAAGCGTCGCTGCTACGCGCGCGGAGGCATCCCGCTCTACCTCCTCATCGACCGGGACGCCGCCTCGGTGACGCTGTTCAGCGACCCGGAGGGCGACGACTACCGCCAGCACCTGACCATCCCGTACGGAAAACCGCTCCCGCTCCCCGAGCCCTTCGGCTTCGACCTGGAGACGGCGGACTTCGGCTGA
- a CDS encoding glycosyltransferase family 2 protein: MSAPRIGVSIVTMGDRPQAVEALLASVAMQDVRPTRLVIIGNGTTLPDYAATPGLEDLDGGVTTIELQENLGCPGGRNEGLRRLAEIGDVDVVIELDDDGLLVDKDVFRRVRDHFAADDRLGIVGFRIADEHGETQRRHVPRLRAGDPMRGGQVTAFLGGGHAFSMKMLAETGLWPAEFFFTHEETDLAWRALDAGWKVLYEPELLLQHPKTSPARHAVYYRMTARNRVWLARRNLPLPLVPAYLSTWTLLTLARTRDPKGLRAWAGGFAEGVRTPCGDRRPMRWSTVWRMTRLGRPPVI, from the coding sequence TTGTCCGCACCACGCATCGGCGTTTCCATCGTGACCATGGGGGACCGCCCGCAGGCGGTCGAGGCGCTGCTGGCGTCGGTCGCGATGCAGGACGTCCGGCCCACCCGACTCGTGATCATCGGCAACGGGACGACGCTTCCGGACTACGCCGCCACCCCCGGCCTGGAGGATCTCGACGGCGGGGTGACCACGATCGAGCTGCAGGAGAACCTGGGCTGCCCGGGCGGCCGCAACGAGGGGCTGCGCCGGCTCGCCGAGATCGGTGACGTGGATGTGGTGATCGAGCTGGACGACGACGGGCTCCTGGTCGACAAGGACGTCTTCCGCCGGGTCCGGGACCACTTCGCCGCCGACGACCGGCTCGGCATCGTCGGCTTCCGGATCGCCGACGAGCACGGCGAGACCCAGCGCCGGCACGTGCCCCGGCTGCGGGCGGGCGACCCGATGCGGGGCGGCCAGGTGACGGCGTTCCTCGGCGGGGGCCATGCGTTCTCGATGAAGATGCTGGCGGAGACGGGGCTGTGGCCCGCGGAGTTCTTCTTCACCCACGAGGAGACGGACCTCGCCTGGCGGGCGCTGGACGCGGGGTGGAAGGTGCTGTACGAGCCGGAGCTGCTGCTCCAGCACCCGAAGACGTCCCCCGCCCGGCACGCTGTGTACTACCGGATGACGGCCCGCAACCGCGTCTGGCTCGCCCGCCGCAACCTGCCCCTCCCGCTGGTCCCGGCCTACCTCTCCACCTGGACCCTGCTCACCCTGGCCCGCACCCGCGACCCGAAGGGGCTGCGCGCCTGGGCGGGCGGGTTCGCGGAGGGCGTCCGCACCCCGTGCGGGGACCGGCGGCCGATGCGCTGGTCGACGGTGTGGCGGATGACGAGGCTGGGCCGCCCGCCGGTCATCTGA